AAAGAGCCTGAGTCAGACATGTATCCTACAAGCCAGAGGATCCTGCAATGCCAGTCAGCTAGTAACATCAGGTTCTGCTCATCTGGTTTCAATACTGTGTTTTGTTGGAAAAAACTACATCCCGCTGTTGACATGAACCACAGATGTCCAAATGGTAACAGCACTCCCCTTGTCTTCACGGCTTCCAGTAACAGGACAGCAGTGGGTCAGACAAAAACTGCTTAAGATGGACGCAAATAATATTAGATGAGCTTCCTCTAAGTCAGGATAAGTAATTCCAAGTGGAGTTCTTCTACAAGTAGAAAAGAGTCatttgcatttggaaaacacaatgaaaaaaatgggTATGTTATGGCAATAATCccgtaaaaaaacaacaaaaaaaacccaaaaacaaacaaaagaactagAGATGAGGTATGAGAGAAGACATTTCTTCTGACTGCGAGTTAAACTAGTGAGCTAGCAGGCAAAGCAAAATGTTGAGCACAGAAAATATGTGTTGACATGCAATTAAATCAAGCTTTTGCTAATAAGCATCATTATCCACAATAATATAATTAAgatatatttgtaaaataaaagatgatttgagtgtctgtttttaaaacaaggAGAAGGGATAACTTTTTAAACTATAAAACTTTTCAGGGTGCCATCATCTCCAACCTGCTGGCCAACAGCAGCTACGTGGTTCAGGTGGTGGCTGTTTGCACCAATGGCCTCAGAGGACGATGGAGTGACCAGATTATAGTAGACATGCCGCTAGAAGACCCTGGTACAAACACATTTAGCTTCATAAGAGCACATGTTTTAGTTGTTAGACTTAGTACAGtcataaattataataattttttccCTCGTTTTTAGAAAGTGACTCCACCGCTGACATTGCCACGGGGGTGTCAGGAGGCCACAAAGAGGTAGGACAGTCTGTGTATCTGTGACTTCATCCAATCCTGCTGAATATTCCATTATTATCGTACACTGCTGATGTTTGCCTTGTGTTCGGTCATATCAGCAAACATAATTATTATGTAAATGAATTTCTTAATATCACCAGAGACTGGTCATTGAATGTATATTGAGGACAATCAAAGGCTATGAACTCAGTGGTctgaaaaaatgtcattttagcTGTGATGTCTTGTctggttttctgtctgtgtgggGTTGGAGATTAAAACTCAGACACTATTACAGTATAATAAGGCCTGGAAGAGAGATGCGGTCCTATCAAAAAGAAAGTACAGCCTCTAACAGTTCTTAAGTCTGCACAGGGCATAAAAAagtcatcttctttttttatttatttttattgcagctCTTAAAACAAGAttagtttttcttaaataattaCTTAACCAAATTAGCAATGTGTGAAAAGTCAAGTACATTTGGAGTCCATCTTTCTACAGTGAGACAGGTTATCCACATATGGAAAGTTTTCAAGGCAGCTGCTGGTCTTCCCAGGAGTGGGCATCCCAGCAAGTTCACCTCAAGGACATACATttagagaaactgcaaaaaccCCAAAAACCACAgctcagactctacaggccttATTTAACATTTGAACAAGTAGGGCTTGTTTGGAGTGGTTTCTAGAAGAGTATACAGCTCATGCTTATGTTTGCACAGTTTCATCTGGATCTACCACAAGACTTTTGGAACATAAGACTAAAGTGGAGATATTTGTCTCCTGACAGCTAAAGGtgtcatgcaacaggacaatgatccaaaaaaaaaaaaaacagctaaagacctaaaatgaaaagaatcaaggtgttgcaATGGTCCAAAGTCCAGACATCAACCTGACTGAATCCTTGCTAACATATAATAGacaatgtaaatgaaaaaggagttAATTGTGATACTTGGTGAGAACCGGATGCTTCTTATGTCCTGATTTGTAAAACTTTAGGAGTGAAAGAGGGTatacttttgcttttattttactgttttcaggTTGTTGAATCCTTCTTTCTGTAAGCTGGCATTTAGCAAATGAGGTGCATCTCTGTCAGgacctgtgtgtctgtgtgactgtTACGCATCATCATAAATGGCCAATGAGAAGAGACATTTTTAGTTTGAATATTGGGCTCTGTTTGTTTCCTCAAGGCAAGGCAAAAttatttctataaaacattCCATGAacaatgctttacataaaacattaaaagcattacagcggggtgcagacCTGTTTGGAATTTAATGTAGGAATCAATGATAATCTGAATTGGTAATGCTCAAACAATTCCCACCTCTATTTCTGTTTATTCCATTAGTTTCCACAAGAAGTGGTTCAATAAGAAAAATCCCTTCTAGTTGTTTATTCCACCTCCATAAACAGTGTTTCATTAGATATCTTATGAAACAGCTCCACACtgtggtcttttttttcttgctttaggTCTCACCTGTAGCTGGATGGGAGAAGCCAGAGAACCAGAATCAGCTTGAGTTGGCTCCAGAGGACCACAGCCCAGTTGAGGAGATCCCAGCTGAGCAGACCAGAGTTTACCAGAACCACCCTTCACATAACCAGAACCAGCCCACTGACCACATCCAAGCAAACCAAAACATCCCTTTCCAAGTCTACTCAAGTTCAAGCCCAAAGACCGCCTCTGACTCTGCCGTCCTGCAGAAAACTGGACTCAACCAACACAGGTCCAAGCCTGATGTCACTGATCAAAACTGGGTTGAAGGTGACCAGCTGATCCCAGCAAACTGGCCCTTTATGAATCCAGGCTCTAACAGCAATGGTGCAACCTGGGTAACTCAAGCGGCCGAGCAGCCGGGTTTTCTGTTTCCAATTGGTCGGACGACCGTTCCCCCATCGACCCGCCGACAAATCACAGAAGAGGCATCATTGTCGATGTTGACACCTCAGGTCATTCTCTTCACCTCCTTTTCCCTCagttttctcttcattcttacaTCTAAATAAATCAGTATTGCAGGAGGAATCaagtattttatacattttcattcaAGCTAGTTTCTGCAtcggtttgttttctttcttctgtagtTGAGGGATGATGATCCATCAGACCAAGATCGAGAAAATGGCCTTCTAAAGTCGGACCTGTACACCCCTTCAGTGGAGAACATCAAAGTCACTGATATCTTCTATGAAGACACAGTTTCCAGCACTCAAATGGAAACCACCACTTACCCTGCAACAGTGTTTGCTTCTGTGGCGCTAGGTCAGACATAACCAGGATTTCCACAGTTGCAGAACAAATGTTCTCTTCTGCTGGATACTTACTTGTATcactaatttgttttgtaaagacAGCAGACGTTAAGGTTTTTCTGAATTTGTAGTCTCACAAATCTGGAAAATCATGGCATATCATATTTATATCCACAGGTAAAGTAACTAAAGACTTCCTGCCATCCTCTGAAGATAGTGAAGCCCCTCTGGACAAGACAGTCCCAAATCCCACCACCTCTGATTCCTCCACCGCTTCCACCGTCTGGATAAAGCAGAACACAGCAACTGCAAGCAACACACCCACTGACTCAGTCTACAAATCATTCACAACCTCTCCTTTGCTCAGAGTGTTAATGCATACAACTCAGCCCATGTTCAGCGGTAAGAACAAAATCACATCTTTTTGAATTCTGTTAAACTCCGTTTAAAAGCATGTCTACGTTTTCAGTGCTAGAGATTCTATTCAGCAGATGTTCTgcataaatgtatatttttccaTGGTGGGTGGACAGCTGGACTAATTGCAGTGGATGCTTTCTTTTCTACTTTAATGGTCCACACTGTGCAGCTAATCACTGCTACGCGGTGTCATCGGGGTGGCATCTGTGTGGTGACATGATGTGGATAATGCTGGTGGTGGTAATAATGAAGAAGGAGGCGTTGATTATGGCTGGAGCATTAATCAGTGTCCTCCTCGCTCTCTGATGTGGCTCACAATTACATATGCTTCTGCAAATCTCACTGCTAGTTGCTCGATGTGGTCAAACTTTCCTGCCTGGCAACAATCTACTTGAATCTCCTCAAGCTTGGTGATTAGTGTCTACATTTGTGACTTCTTCTGTATGTCTGACTTCTCTTCTGTAGCTCAACAGCACTCTCTGGTGGTGgctcttttcttttgtcctttgCTGCTTTTTGACATTGCTGTCCATCCTCACTATTGTGGCTTTAGTTGAAGGATGAGAGTTGACAGAAGTTCATGCCTTAACTTAAGAGAGACATATTTTAAAAGGAGACACTGTTGCTTTGGCTTTTCTTGCAGCAAATTCACCCACATCAAGACTTCACTCAAATGCACATCAATCTTCTGGCTTCATGGATTTTCCTAGCACTACAAGTGGAATCAGCCAGATAAACTCAGCGGTTTCTGTCCGTGATGGGAGTGTCACGCTCAGTAAATACACCATTAGCTCAGATTCTTCTACTACCCTCCATAAAAACAAGTCCTCCAAGGGTCACTTTGTTGTCTTTTCACAGCTGAATTCCAAAAATCCATCAATCTTTTCTCCTTTTGGCTCCCAGAATCTAAAAACTAGAAACTCCCCGTCTATGCTGTCTGATTATGTCTCAAGTATCATTAATTCATCCAGAACATCTGTTCATACTGAAAGGAATAAAAGGATTCAAGGTATTTTGAATATCACCTCAGAGCCACATCGCCACAATGAAGAGGAAGCCAGTGCAGATGGAAATGAGGACAACCAAAAGAGAAATTCTGTCACACCTTTCTTTGATTTCAGAAGTTTTGATTTGCCAGACAGCCCAACAGATAACAGTGGATCAGGCTCCAGTCATAACGACAACTTTGATGAGGAATCACATGAAAAAGCTAAAGTATGGCCtcagttttcctcttttccaaGCTCTGCTGATGACTTAAAGGTGGATCAAACTGGGGAAAAGCGCAGATCACCTGGAAGTAAAAAAGCCTCTGAAAGAGATGATACAAAGGAAGCAAGAAATGACATAGTGGCAGAGAGAGAGGTGGAATTTGAGGAAAGtggtgaggaagaggaaaagactAACATGGGAAATCATGGTGTGAAATATGTGGGAAGGAAATCAAATGAGAGTTTTAGACACCTCAACATCCCTGCAGGCAATGACATGctgacagaagaaaataaatctaaagtGGAGACGGAAGATGGATGGACACTGCACAGCGACGTTGGCAGTGGGGCTGAAGATGTCAGTGGCTCTGGAGAGCATGCTGGGATTGATGATGGGGAAAATATAAACAGGGATAAAGAGGGTTTTAAATCTTTAGGCAAAAATATATGCACTTCCAAGGATAAGAGAAGGGATTACAGCAATGAAGAATTATCATCTGAAAGAAGAGACATTCTGCAGCAGCTTGTTGGTAACAATGCACCGGCAGCAGACTCTCTGTTTATCAGCCATAAACACAATGAAGTAGGTCAAAACAGAAGCTTTGACAGTTCAGTTATTGGATTTATGACTACTGTTGCATACAAGAAGGAGCAAGTGGATAAAAGAAAAGCTGCTCTGGAGAGTGAGGAATATATAGAAGACAGCAACAAAGAAGGTAGAAGAGCAGGTGGTGATGCAGGTGCAGCTGGAGACGGTTTGCAGGATTTTTCGAGTGTGCATAAGTTATTATTTGATGCCTCAAGGAGCCTTGCCCCTCTGCTCAACCTGACAGACAGCAACAAGGCAACAGAGGAGCAAATGGAAGGTAAATGTTGCACAGTATTTGAAAGTCCCACAGCTTTGCCTGTTTGTAGACAAATATAGCGAGGATATAAATTTACTATCATATTGCTTTCTGTCATGTATGTATTATTTAAGTAAAATCTGCCACTGTGGGACTCTAAGATTGAACTGCCTACTGGTTTGAAAATGATCTGTCAGGTAGATCTGTGTATTCAGGCAGAAGATTTCATTTCTGGCTGCCTTGCTGTGACCAAAGGTTttccccaggggtcagtcctggGCCCACTTAGCCAAACCTGGAAAGAATATTCATTTTCTATCACAGAAGGTATCTGGCAAAATAAGCGTTTCATGGTGCTATTTTCATCTCATCATCCAGCTGGGGAAGCCATCTGTTTTCTGCACTGACTCCCTGTCTTGTCCAAACAGCAAATTAGAAGATTTGCTGGTAAATAAAAGGGGACATTAAGCAGATAAAGATAAAAGCAATGGAGACCAGACCTAAAAGAAGTCAGTGTTCTGGTTAAATTAGTTGTATGCCCTTAAGTAAGGCTGTAGCCATTTTTGAACATGAGCACTGGAGATGTTGAGGAGAACATGTGGACAACTTGTATGGTGTTTTTCCTGCAGTTGTTTCCACAAGCAATTCATACCTGGAGATTTTATGCTGGAGAAGCGTCTTAGAGTTGAAAATGTAAGAGGGGCAAGGCTGTGTGGAGCACAAAAGGAAGCAAGACATGATGCAAAAAAATGCACTTTGGAAATGGCTGCGTTTTCTTTACAGTACCTTGAAAATTGCAGGTGACCTCTTTGTTGACCATTATTATCCATAGCAGCAGCTctcaccagcacacacacacttacttaACTCACTCCGTAGCAGCAAATGCTCTGGAAAATTATCTGCTACGTTTGCATGTTGTCACACTGTCTGGTGTTCTAGATTTTTCATGGGGGCTGGGTGAAAACTCCCCAGAACTAAGCTGTTTGCATTCTAACATGCCACTGCTCCAAAAGATCTCCACAACATTTCAGAACtccagtgcatgtgtgaaaatggctgataaaaagATGGTAAGTATCCATTTGGACCAAGTCTGAATGGAACCATATTAAGCCATCTGAAGGTCAGTTCATAGTTTGAATTTGTGACTTTTCAGATATTCATGTGGTTGAATTTATATTACAGTTCGGGGCAGCTGCACcaaattgttttttatatatgcaACTCTGGTTTAATTCTTTAGTCTGTTAGTCAAGTGCTTTGCCAACTCTCTATGTAAACGTTTCTGAATGTGTCTTGTTATTCTTTCATTGAAGAATTGTGGCGGTTTGGATTATGGTGAATATCTTTGGAAAGTCTTTTTTCTAATCAGTCGTCTATGTTATTCTCCAATTTCAGcacattgttttctttgtttggtgtGTCTTTGGTCCTGCCCTTTGACTTGGAGGTTGGTTGTCTGTGGATGATTTGACCTCATGCTGGAGCAGATATGGTTACTAAATTGGCTTTTGAGGGAGATTGTATGTTAATTTGATGTCTTACATGTTTGAACAAGACAAACTTTTAATAAAGTTGCAAGCAATATTGTGTCTATATTCTGTTCCTGCTTTCCCAGAGGGACCAAAAAATTGTTCTCTTGGAAGTTTGAGAAATCGTTTGAGATTCCTTACTGGCTCACTGACTGTTGTCCAGTAATTTCTTTTCATaggtaaaacatttttctagcTACTGTGTTGTgtaatatgaataatataaacttttctttgtctcttttagAAGGCAGCAACAGCAGCCATGAGTCTCGGGTTGGTTTGGTTGAAGGCATGGAGAGGGAAAAGAGGACGGTGGTTCCTCTGGCTGTCGTTTCCACTCTTACCATCCTTTGTCTGCTGGTACTGGTGGGCATACTTATCTACTGGAGGTACAGTCCCACACAAGCACAGCAAGTCAGTCACTATATTCTCACCTCCACACTTGATGGAGATTTTAATTTCTCTATGTTACAGAAACTGTTTCCAGGCAGCTCATTTCTATCCAGATGACAGCGCATCACCAAAAGTCATATCTGCTCCATCTACACCCCTGCTACTGGCCACAGGTATCACTAAAGCAAAGAGCAAagagtgtgtgtcagtgtgccCCTTCTTGGTATGACCAAAGGTGTTCTGCATGGGTCAATTCTGGGCccacttattttatttcttgattAAAATATTGCAAATTTCActtatatgctgatgatacagtaGTACACTGCACTGggccttgttttgttttaaaacaaaattaactcaTGATATTCAAAATGAAAACCGAGGTGACTGAGTATTTCTTCTGTTACCACTTTTCAGGGTTATGGAATTATAATAGATGGTTCATTATCTTTTACAGCTCATATCCAGCAACTAGTGACAATGAAATTaagctgaaatgtgttttttttattccagaaTCAAGCCATGTTTTTCATTCAAGGCCAAAAAGGGATATGTTGAAATGCATTAAATACAGATTGATCATCACTGTAAATCATCACTGGCTGGATGGCATTGTTGActcatttatattatttaccAAGCCATTCTTGGTCTGTTTCTGATTATTTCTAGATCTACATGAAAAACTCAACAAATAAGTACTTACTTGTACTTATTTGTTGTGTTAATCAGAGCAGTTGGtcttatttatatttgcattgtACATTGAAGGAAATGCTGTTTACTCTGTTTACATGGAATCAACTtcaaaattacttaaaattaaAGAAGCTCAGCTTGCAGAAAAAatttaaagcagttttatgtGACTTAGACACAGACACTTTAAGCTgtacatgttttgtttaatctttcttttcctGGCGTTGAGCTTGTGATAAACATCTCTGtggttttgtgttttaagtggttcactttatttaaagttttaactaAAGGCTATAATTTAAGGTTGTGTTACAGATGGCCATGAGTCGCTGACAGTGAAGCAGTTTGTGAAGCACATCATGGAGCTCCACAGTAACAACACTTTCTCTAAGGAGTTTGAGGTGTGTGAGTGAGACGTTCAGTAAGACTTTCCTAAGATTTCATTATTTCTCCTGTTTTCTATAAACCGACTGTTTGCTTTAAACCGGCTCTATTGACAATCTGTGCTAACATGTATCCTGATGGGTAAGATCACAAATAGACTATGTATATGTGTCCATACCTGGCATGATCATGTGTcaagatttttttaactaaGACTAGATCAGCAACAGAAATGATAAGACATAGATACATAGAAAATAACCTAATTGCTGTGTGACGTTAATATTGTAGAGTTCCTTGTCAGCCACAGCCAGCTCATCTGTTTAAGCAGATGAAACAACACTCAGATAAACTGACAAGTTCTGATAATGAGGGTGCACACTGACCAAAGACAAAACGATTCCATGCTCCAAAATCTTCTCCTTTTATGGCTCAgtgtattttaactgtttttgtgACAAGTCAAATCACATTTAGTCTCAGGTGCTGAAGAACTTCTCTCTTGTTAGGATACAAATATGTGTGTCCTTGAACATTTATGTAAAGCTGGCTGGCAGGTTTTTGGACCAAACATGTGGTTTGAAACTTTTTATGGTTGCAGTGGTAGTTTTAGGGATACTTGCATGTTTATTGTCTTCTGCTGAGAGAAGGGTGTTAGTTGGATGGGTATGTTACAAGCTACATTCATTTGCACCTGAGGATCTGAGGTTCACccaagtaaaagtcagtttacatttaattttttataaggGGTGGCAGTCGCTGTACACTGAAGTGTTATTTCGGTCTGATTCCAACGGGATTTAAAGGCATTCTGATTGTACTCACACCCATGTTTACCTCCATCCACTTGTGATCCTGTCAACCATGTTAGCACTGGATGTGAGCAGAGTCTTGGTTTACCTTGTATAAGTACCTCATTTTTCATATCTCCTTAATGCGCTTCCATATCACTATTAACATCATGTTCCGTAGGAACTCCATTTAGTGTAATTTCAAGGTGCAGCATGTCATACATCAGTTTACAGGAAGGGTGTTTTATCACTAGCTTtccaaaataaattcaaaacaaaCCAACTGAAAAGAGCAAGGATAAAAAGCAAGGATAGATGGATAAAAACTACCTGCTGCTGGTTTTCAGGGTGAAACAGTGGATACAACTGCATGTTAGACACCTCTGTTTCAGAGCATGAACCTCCTAAGAAACACACTcagataaaattaattaaactataCTCCTCCCTGTAATTGCCaacatatttgtgtgttttccccATCTTATAAACACTTTTGCTTTTTCCATAGCAACACCAAACCACTGTTTTACATCACTAATTTCTTTTACATCCAAACCTTCAGGATATTTGTTCAGTGAAAATGATGGCATTGATATTTAACCTAGCATGTAGAATATTACATCATTGCTAATACAGCTGCAAGTTTCTATTCCACAACACAGATGGGAAAACCTGGATATTTCCCCCTCAACGCTGCCTCTCTGTGTGTATCTGAACCCCAAATTCCTGTACCTGCACTGACTccctgtttgtctgtctgtcatcTTGTCCCCCTACCCCACTCTTGTCACCATCTCCACCACCATCGTCGTGCTTTCTGCATCCTCACCACCCTCCATTAGATTGTCAAAGAGTCCTATGAGGTAAGATTCCTACCATCCCTCTCCTGCTGCAGAGGTGTTGTTTTCTGGCCCTCTAAAAAACACCTGTAGCTGCACTAGTTATAAACCTTTTCATTTGCTTTGAACTTTCTGTTGCAAATTAGGAAACTTAAATCCAACTTGTCATTTTACAGCTTTATTGGAAATATAAGCCCAAAATATTTGGTCAACATCAGTCAACTTCATGTAGTATGATTACTATATAGAAATAGCTACTGCAGCATAATGAGATGGGGACAAAATCTATTATATCTATTTAGATTTACAATTTACTTACTTGTACTTATTTGTTGTGTTAATCAGAGCAGTTGGccttttttatatttgcattgtACATTATTTTGTGTTCCAGGAGGTGCAGGCGTGTACAGTGGATATGGACATCACTACTGACAGCTCAAATCATcctgacaacaaaaacaagaaccgTTACATTAACATTCTGGCCTGTATGTGGCTGCTTAACATGACTACCATTCAACATTTTAGTGTCAAAGCCAGCAGAAGCATAGCtaattatcttttctttttctagatGACCATAGCAGAGTGAAACTCTCCAACAGTTTGGACAGAGATGGCAGATGTGGGGACTACATTAATGCTAACTTTGTTGATGTAAGTTCATTCTAATTCCCTTTATTAATAATTCCATAATCTCAAAGTAAATTGGAGCGTATTGTAGTGGACCTGAAAAAGCCTCTGTCTGAAGTCATTTCATTGTTTCAATTCTAAgtaaagcagaaagaaatgtgttctgAGTTTTATCACATCACAAAACAACTTATTAACTGTTCAGTCAAACGTGGATGTTTATAAAATAGCCAAGAATAAAGGATTAGGTTGTGGGTGAGTCTGCAGCATTAATGGGCAAACAGAGCTGAGTGTATTTTAACCAAactgtttatttgtaaaattacaaacacaaactgtaGATATTCAATATTTCTTCTACTTACAAGCCACAGATCCAGCAGTCCAACTCTGCTATTTGGTGCACCAGACAGTACTTCTCAGCCTTCTAATACGttttaagaaaatagaaaagtagATTCTGCTTTGTTCTTTCTTCTAGACAGCCTCAGTGATGCATTTGCAGATCATTTCTTCTACAAATTGAAAAACTGTATGTAGTGTTTTGTAAGTCAGTCTGGCTCCTTTGCAGGGTTATGAGCGAACAAGGGCGTACATTGCAGCCCAGGGACCTCTCAAAACTGGAAGGGAGGACTTTTGGAGGATGATCTGGCAGCAGAATGTTGGAGTTATTGTCATGATTACCAACCTAAAGGAGAAAGGACGAGTAAGAGCTAACACAGACTGGTTTCAACTGTGCCAAATTTTTAACCTGACATTGAACTCCATACTTATTATCTTCAGAAAACACATAGCATAATCTTTTTATGTCTTCAGACAAAGTGTGACCAATACTGgccagaagaaaaccaagaAGAATATGGTCCTTACCAGGTGACCCTGAAAAACACCAAGACCCTTGCTTACTATACGCTGCGGAGGTTCACAGTCAGGGATATGACGAATAGGGTATATTACATTCACACACCTATTATATCTTTGCCTAGTACACATACACCACTTTAGCCTCTTTAGTTAACACACATCTTGGTCCTCCAGGTGCCTCAAAGGACAGGGGAACACACTGTTCTCCATTTCCACTACACCCAGTGGCCAGATATGGGCGTCCCAGAATACTCTCTGCCTGTCTTGTCCTTCATCAGAGCATCCTCTGGAGCCCGGACGCAGGAAATGGGACCTGTGTTGGTACACTGCAGGTAGGCTGTCAGACTGGTCCTATATTGTAGATACTGAAGGGAACATTATGACGGATGTAGTGTTAACCTGTGTGTCTCTTATAGTGCTGGTGTGGGTAGAACAGGCACCTACATAGTGATAGACAGCATGTTGCAACAGATCCAAGATCAGGGAATGGTTAATGTTCTTGGCTTCCTCAAACACGTCCGCACACAGAGGAACTTCCTGGTTCAAACAGAGGTAAGTGGAAGCTCTTCTTAGGAGCCACCTTCCTATAGTGACCCCATTATGTAAACGTACTGAATCAAGTTCAAAGATTTAGAGTAGTTTAAGGTTATTTTACAGCCCTAGTCCAAGTCTTCATCTTCAGTAGCCTTTtgcagaaatgttaaaaaaaaaaggaaaaaaaaaattacatcagCCTTCGATTTACCAAATAACAATGTCTTAAACTTTGATTCTCACAACAATAGACAGGTTTACACACAGCAGTTTAGAACAAACTGTTTTCCTCTAACTTTGTCTCCTAGGAGCAGTATGTGTTCATCCATGATGCTCTGGTGGAGGCCATCTTGAGCAGGGACACATTAGTCACTTCGGAGTTCCTCCACACTTATGTGTCTGACCTCCTGACGCCTGGCACCACAGGGAGGACGCGCATGGACAAACAGTTCAAGGTATCGCACTTTCCCACCAGGCCGCCCGACAGACATTAATGATTTCCAGCAAATAGTTGGCACATTGCTTGGCTTTCTATCTTGTTATGCTCTCACCTAACTATTCTCattgaatttttttaacatatctgaCTGGTTTACTTGTGTTTCAGTTGATTAGTCAGCGTCAGGCCAAGCATGCAGACTACAGCACTGCCTTGAAGGATGGCAATGCTGAGAGAAACAGAGCCAGAGCACTGATGCCTGGTAAGCTGGGCTGGATTACTGACTGTATAGTAACTGGACAGTCTGTTATGGGTTGTAGCTTGTCCTGAAGAGgatcctttttttccccctttttttttatttgttat
The window above is part of the Melanotaenia boesemani isolate fMelBoe1 chromosome 23, fMelBoe1.pri, whole genome shotgun sequence genome. Proteins encoded here:
- the ptprz1b gene encoding receptor-type tyrosine-protein phosphatase zeta isoform X5, encoding MDFTLPRSDIFILQLLLLSQIVLAMEPLVQGLKKLPEDLDWSYSGGLNQQSWGKKYPSCNGARQSPVDVDETFTQVRLQFQNLQLEGWHKPTSESTTIHNNGKTVAINVDGEFFVSGGGLSSRFRVARLQFHWGSCNASSDGSEHSLNRMKYPLEMQIYSYNPNDFQSLDDAIKEGGRIAALAVLFEVGLEDNENFIPVLEAIDTVSRFGKSGSVEAFTLRSLLPNNTDKYYIYNGSLTTPPCSELVEWIIFKHTVAISEAQLEVFCEVMTMEQAGYVMLTDYLQSNFREQQQQFMGQVFASYTGVEEVLTPTCSSEPQNVQADAQNETTIMVMWERPRAVYDTTIDWYSVTYQKLQGQDQNKREYRTDGDQDVGAIISNLLANSSYVVQVVAVCTNGLRGRWSDQIIVDMPLEDPESDSTADIATGVSGGHKEVSPVAGWEKPENQNQLELAPEDHSPVEEIPAEQTRVYQNHPSHNQNQPTDHIQANQNIPFQVYSSSSPKTASDSAVLQKTGLNQHRSKPDVTDQNWVEGDQLIPANWPFMNPGSNSNGATWVTQAAEQPGFLFPIGRTTVPPSTRRQITEEASLSMLTPQLRDDDPSDQDRENGLLKSDLYTPSVENIKVTDIFYEDTVSSTQMETTTYPATVFASVALGKVTKDFLPSSEDSEAPLDKTVPNPTTSDSSTASTVWIKQNTATASNTPTDSVYKSFTTSPLLRVLMHTTQPMFSEGSNSSHESRVGLVEGMEREKRTVVPLAVVSTLTILCLLVLVGILIYWRNCFQAAHFYPDDSASPKVISAPSTPLLLATDGHESLTVKQFVKHIMELHSNNTFSKEFEEVQACTVDMDITTDSSNHPDNKNKNRYINILAYDHSRVKLSNSLDRDGRCGDYINANFVDGYERTRAYIAAQGPLKTGREDFWRMIWQQNVGVIVMITNLKEKGRTKCDQYWPEENQEEYGPYQVTLKNTKTLAYYTLRRFTVRDMTNRVPQRTGEHTVLHFHYTQWPDMGVPEYSLPVLSFIRASSGARTQEMGPVLVHCSAGVGRTGTYIVIDSMLQQIQDQGMVNVLGFLKHVRTQRNFLVQTEEQYVFIHDALVEAILSRDTLVTSEFLHTYVSDLLTPGTTGRTRMDKQFKLISQRQAKHADYSTALKDGNAERNRARALMPVERSRVSLSASDTNSTGYINASYVMGHYSSKEFIVTQTPLGSTVADFWRMILEHKTQVVVGLPDAHNQYKECCVYWPRKDLPMSFDGFTVSYSGEDHVCLCYASDEKVLVQDFTVKSPQSDCVLNVRQYSVPCWPNPDSPIRNCFDLVNTVRVYSGYTQGPMIVHDPLGGATSGLFCALTTLYSQLDEEGAVDVYQVARMTNLMRPGVFNDIEQYQYLYRAVLSLVSSQEDQRVLQSPETNGSVPLGQSNVAESLESLM